In Actinomadura citrea, a single window of DNA contains:
- a CDS encoding MFS transporter, whose amino-acid sequence MPATGDPAAGSGSTAPSSPNSATANGAVTRVPLIALCVTEITSWGILYYAFPVLAPHISHDTGWSTGAITAAFSAALVLAALGGIPLGRALDRHGPRALMTGGSVLGALAVLGLAAAPNLGWFVAAWLLAGTAMTAVLYQPAFAALTRYHAPHHLGALTTLTLVAGLASTVFAPLTSALADQMSWRAVYLVLAAVLAAVTIPLHYFALRRPWPPPIERHPGSGGSAGDGDAGRDQSNDQMDAAVRTVVRSSPFLLLTAALTLSAFSMYAVLTNLIPLLTARGASSGIAAWALGLGGVGQVAGRLGYRALVRRSSVRTRTVCILAASALTTTVLAAVPGPLPLLIAIAVLAGTTRGIATLLQATAVSDRWGTAAYGSLSGVMAAPVTIAGAIAPAAGAALATALGGYPALFAALAATAALAALAATGSIPRRAAATSTGPADQPPR is encoded by the coding sequence GTGCCGGCGACGGGTGATCCCGCCGCCGGCTCCGGCTCCACCGCTCCCAGCAGCCCGAACAGCGCCACCGCCAACGGTGCGGTCACCCGCGTCCCGCTGATCGCGCTGTGCGTCACCGAGATCACCAGCTGGGGAATCCTCTACTACGCCTTCCCCGTCCTGGCCCCTCACATCAGCCACGACACCGGCTGGTCCACCGGGGCCATCACCGCGGCGTTCTCCGCCGCGCTCGTCCTGGCCGCCCTCGGCGGCATCCCGCTCGGCCGCGCCCTGGACCGGCACGGCCCCCGCGCCCTGATGACCGGCGGCTCGGTGCTGGGTGCCCTGGCCGTCCTGGGCCTGGCGGCCGCTCCGAACCTGGGCTGGTTCGTGGCCGCGTGGCTGCTGGCCGGGACCGCGATGACCGCTGTGCTCTACCAGCCCGCGTTCGCCGCCCTCACCCGCTACCACGCCCCCCACCACCTGGGCGCGCTCACCACCCTCACCCTCGTCGCGGGGCTGGCCAGCACCGTCTTCGCGCCCCTCACCAGCGCCCTGGCCGACCAGATGTCCTGGCGGGCCGTCTACCTGGTGCTGGCCGCCGTCCTGGCCGCGGTGACCATCCCGCTGCACTACTTCGCGCTGCGCCGCCCCTGGCCGCCGCCCATCGAGCGCCACCCCGGCTCCGGTGGCTCCGCCGGCGATGGCGATGCCGGCCGCGACCAGAGCAACGACCAGATGGACGCGGCGGTCCGCACGGTGGTGCGCAGTTCGCCGTTCCTGCTGCTGACCGCAGCGCTGACGTTGTCGGCGTTCTCGATGTACGCCGTGCTGACCAACCTCATTCCGCTGCTGACCGCACGCGGCGCCTCCAGCGGCATCGCCGCCTGGGCGCTCGGCCTGGGCGGCGTCGGGCAGGTCGCCGGAAGGCTGGGCTACCGCGCCCTGGTCCGCCGCAGCAGCGTCCGCACCCGCACCGTGTGCATCCTGGCCGCCTCCGCCCTCACCACCACCGTGCTGGCCGCGGTCCCAGGCCCCCTCCCGCTGCTCATCGCCATCGCCGTCCTGGCCGGGACCACCCGCGGTATCGCCACCCTGCTGCAGGCCACCGCCGTATCCGACCGCTGGGGCACCGCCGCCTACGGATCCCTGTCGGGCGTCATGGCTGCGCCCGTCACCATCGCCGGCGCCATCGCCCCCGCCGCAGGAGCCGCCCTGGCCACCGCCCTGGGCGGCTACCCCGCCCTGTTCGCAGCCCTCGCCGCCACCGCGGCACTGGCCGCCCTGGCGGCCACGGGCAGCATCCCCCGCC
- a CDS encoding FAD-dependent oxidoreductase, whose protein sequence is MGENPQEPAEQAAGTGQSGGAGSCCGVSGCCGEIEQSLDPAVTVIEAKTSAGCGCVNEQDGAAELPVVVIGAGPVGLAAAAHLAERGQEFLVLEAGDAAGAAISEWGHVRLFSPWRYDTDAAARRLLEPAGWALPDPDALPTGAELVRDYLAPLARVPELARRIRTGTRVVAVARRGVDVTRTVGRDQQPLLVRTVGPDGAVTDLTARAVIDASGTWGRSNPLGHSGLSAPGEDQAAAYLTGPLPDVLGRDRDRFAGKHTLVVGMGHSAANTLLALAKLAKTAPGTRITWVVRSASVARLYGGGDADGLPARGALGIRLRAAVEGGEIELVRSFTITGFTSPNAGPATGPVNVVGVTPDGERVIEADAVVAATGFRPDLDMLREVRVELDPATEAPVRLAPMIDPNFHSCGTVPPHGERDLAHPETGFYLVGMKSYGRAPTFLMATGYEQVRSVVAALAGDRAAADAVELDLPETGVCSTNLIAEDQLPGASAGVSAGDGCGTSCGTEPAETPAAVTSGGSCCGGSAPEPVTIGIGAPAGLGFATGSVHGYSGDSERGDN, encoded by the coding sequence ATGGGCGAGAACCCGCAGGAGCCCGCCGAGCAGGCGGCCGGTACGGGCCAGTCGGGGGGCGCGGGCAGCTGCTGCGGGGTCAGCGGCTGCTGCGGCGAGATCGAGCAGTCCCTGGACCCGGCGGTCACCGTGATCGAGGCCAAGACCAGCGCAGGCTGCGGCTGCGTCAACGAGCAGGACGGTGCCGCGGAACTGCCGGTGGTGGTCATCGGCGCCGGGCCGGTAGGGCTGGCCGCCGCCGCGCACCTGGCCGAACGCGGGCAGGAATTCCTGGTCCTGGAGGCCGGGGACGCCGCCGGGGCTGCGATTTCGGAGTGGGGGCACGTCCGACTGTTCTCGCCGTGGCGGTACGACACCGACGCCGCCGCCCGCCGCCTTCTGGAGCCCGCCGGGTGGGCCCTGCCCGATCCGGATGCGCTGCCGACCGGTGCCGAACTGGTCCGCGACTACCTGGCTCCGCTGGCCCGGGTGCCTGAACTGGCCCGGCGGATCCGCACCGGCACCCGCGTGGTCGCCGTCGCTCGGCGCGGCGTGGACGTGACCCGCACCGTCGGCCGCGACCAGCAGCCGCTGCTGGTCCGCACCGTCGGCCCGGACGGCGCTGTCACCGACCTGACCGCTCGCGCGGTCATCGACGCCTCGGGGACCTGGGGCCGCTCGAACCCGCTCGGCCATTCCGGCCTGTCCGCACCGGGCGAGGACCAGGCAGCCGCTTACCTGACCGGACCGTTGCCGGATGTGCTGGGCCGTGACCGCGACCGCTTCGCCGGCAAGCACACCCTGGTCGTCGGGATGGGCCACTCGGCCGCCAACACCCTGCTCGCGCTCGCCAAACTCGCCAAGACCGCGCCCGGCACCCGCATCACCTGGGTCGTGCGCAGCGCCTCGGTCGCCCGCCTGTACGGCGGCGGCGACGCCGACGGCCTGCCCGCACGCGGCGCGCTCGGCATCCGTCTCAGGGCCGCAGTGGAAGGCGGCGAGATCGAGCTGGTGCGCAGCTTCACCATCACCGGCTTCACCAGCCCCAACGCAGGCCCGGCTACGGGTCCCGTGAACGTCGTCGGCGTGACCCCAGACGGTGAGCGCGTCATCGAGGCCGACGCCGTGGTGGCGGCTACCGGGTTCCGTCCCGACCTGGACATGCTCCGCGAAGTCCGGGTGGAACTCGACCCGGCCACCGAAGCGCCGGTCCGGCTCGCGCCGATGATCGACCCCAACTTCCACTCCTGCGGCACCGTGCCCCCGCACGGCGAACGCGACCTCGCCCACCCCGAGACCGGCTTCTACCTGGTCGGGATGAAGAGCTACGGCCGCGCCCCGACCTTCCTGATGGCCACCGGATACGAGCAGGTCCGCTCAGTCGTCGCCGCGCTCGCTGGAGACCGCGCCGCGGCCGACGCGGTTGAGCTCGACCTGCCCGAGACCGGCGTCTGCTCCACCAACCTCATCGCTGAGGACCAGTTGCCCGGCGCCTCTGCCGGCGTCTCTGCAGGCGACGGCTGCGGAACCAGTTGCGGCACCGAGCCCGCCGAGACGCCGGCCGCGGTCACCTCGGGCGGCTCGTGCTGCGGTGGATCGGCGCCCGAGCCGGTCACCATCGGCATCGGCGCGCCCGCCGGATTGGGCTTCGCGACCGGAAGCGTCCACGGCTACTCCGGCGACTCCGAACGAGGCGACAACTGA
- a CDS encoding ArsR/SmtB family transcription factor, which produces MSKLLELDDVTDPACCAPLSGPTLGEEEAAELAGVFKALSDPVRLRLLNMIASAEGAEACVCDLTGSFELTAPTISHHLKVLRQAGLIDGERRGTWVYYRVVPERLTRLAGLFALPALTSA; this is translated from the coding sequence ATGTCTAAGTTGCTGGAGTTGGACGATGTCACCGACCCGGCGTGCTGCGCGCCGCTGAGCGGCCCCACCCTCGGCGAGGAAGAGGCGGCCGAGCTGGCCGGGGTGTTCAAGGCGCTGTCGGACCCGGTCCGGCTGCGGTTGCTGAACATGATCGCCTCGGCCGAGGGCGCCGAGGCGTGCGTGTGCGACCTGACCGGATCCTTCGAGCTGACCGCCCCCACCATCTCCCACCACCTCAAGGTGCTGCGCCAGGCCGGACTGATCGACGGCGAGCGCCGCGGGACCTGGGTGTACTACCGGGTGGTCCCCGAGCGGCTGACCCGGCTGGCGGGCCTGTTCGCCCTGCCCGCGCTCACCTCCGCCTGA
- a CDS encoding substrate-binding domain-containing protein, translating into MRVARTTRAVIAVTAAAALALTGCSRAGEDAGASTGKASGKKDATIIMSTLNNPFFVSVKNGAQAQAAKLGIKLNVQNANNSDAAALNQATTAISKQTGILIIDPVSTQSATSSVTQANGANIPVMAFDRKPSGGKLATFVGYDAVQAGRNAAKSLAEAVGEKGKVVEIQGLLGTNVAQDRSKGFNEEIAKHKGITVVAKQAADFDRAKALNVMTNVLQANPGINGVYAANDEMAMGVLSALKAGNLSKKVKLVGNDGISDALAAVAAGDMYSTNAESPFALGQKVMTLAADVLAGKKVAADETLQGRLVTKGGAKEYADYLVGLGDAADVPPSLK; encoded by the coding sequence ATGCGCGTGGCCCGAACCACCCGCGCCGTGATCGCCGTGACGGCCGCAGCCGCGCTCGCCCTGACCGGGTGCAGCCGCGCCGGCGAGGACGCCGGCGCCTCCACCGGCAAGGCGTCCGGCAAGAAGGACGCGACGATCATCATGAGCACGCTCAACAACCCGTTCTTCGTCAGCGTCAAGAACGGCGCGCAGGCGCAGGCGGCCAAGCTCGGCATCAAGCTGAACGTGCAGAACGCCAACAACAGCGACGCCGCCGCGCTCAACCAGGCGACGACGGCCATCTCCAAGCAGACCGGCATCCTCATCATCGACCCGGTCAGCACCCAGTCGGCGACGTCGTCGGTGACGCAGGCGAACGGCGCGAACATCCCGGTGATGGCGTTCGACCGCAAGCCGTCCGGCGGCAAGCTCGCCACGTTCGTCGGCTACGACGCCGTCCAGGCCGGGCGCAACGCCGCCAAGTCGCTCGCCGAGGCCGTCGGCGAGAAGGGCAAGGTCGTGGAGATCCAGGGCCTGCTCGGCACGAACGTTGCGCAGGACCGCAGCAAGGGCTTCAACGAGGAGATCGCCAAGCACAAGGGCATCACGGTCGTCGCCAAGCAGGCCGCCGACTTCGACCGCGCCAAGGCGCTGAACGTGATGACGAACGTGCTGCAGGCCAACCCGGGCATCAACGGCGTGTACGCCGCGAACGACGAGATGGCCATGGGCGTCTTGTCGGCGCTGAAGGCCGGCAACCTGTCCAAGAAGGTGAAGCTCGTCGGCAACGACGGCATCTCCGACGCACTGGCCGCGGTCGCGGCGGGCGACATGTACTCGACGAACGCCGAGTCGCCGTTCGCGCTGGGCCAGAAGGTCATGACGCTCGCCGCCGACGTCCTCGCCGGCAAGAAGGTCGCGGCCGACGAGACGCTGCAGGGCAGGCTCGTCACGAAGGGCGGCGCCAAGGAGTACGCCGACTACCTGGTCGGGCTCGGCGACGCCGCAGACGTCCCCCCGTCTCTGAAGTAG
- a CDS encoding ABC transporter permease, which yields MTSTVTSLASPSRLSSAAAAARRLRAVWMLLLVGIILTIASPVFLTHNNLMNVGLATSVAALLAVGQTYVIILAEIDLSVGAALGFTAVVTAQTLRDHGLVAGVGAGVAAGAAIGLVNGLLVTKTRMPSFIATLATMSVLSGLSLQLTKGNPVAVTDYDFQGIGQSRIAGVPVPVVIMLAVFAVFGYLLARTRFGRHVYATGDNTEAARLSGVRTDRVKILAFVISGVLAALAGFILTARLSTAEPTAGTGLELEAIAAVIIGGTSLAGGRGTLLGTLVGALVLGVIDNGMNLLDVSPFLQNVVKGLVILLAVFLDRNIDVLRSLIPKRADKTAQSGPSHRSGTAAKTP from the coding sequence ATGACCTCCACCGTCACGAGCCTCGCGTCCCCGTCGCGGCTCTCCTCGGCCGCCGCCGCCGCGCGCCGGCTGCGCGCGGTCTGGATGCTGCTGCTGGTCGGGATCATCCTGACCATCGCCTCACCGGTCTTCCTGACGCACAACAACCTGATGAACGTCGGGCTGGCCACGTCCGTCGCGGCGCTGCTCGCGGTCGGCCAGACCTACGTGATCATCCTGGCGGAGATCGACCTGTCGGTCGGCGCGGCCCTCGGCTTCACCGCCGTCGTCACCGCGCAGACGCTCCGCGACCACGGTCTCGTCGCCGGGGTCGGCGCGGGCGTGGCGGCGGGCGCCGCGATCGGGCTGGTGAACGGGCTGCTCGTCACCAAGACGCGGATGCCGTCGTTCATCGCGACACTGGCCACCATGTCGGTGCTGTCGGGCCTCAGCCTGCAGCTCACCAAGGGCAACCCGGTCGCCGTCACCGACTACGACTTCCAGGGCATCGGGCAGAGCCGGATCGCCGGCGTGCCCGTCCCCGTCGTGATCATGCTGGCGGTGTTCGCGGTGTTCGGGTACCTGCTCGCGCGGACCCGGTTCGGCCGGCACGTCTACGCCACCGGCGACAACACCGAGGCGGCCCGGCTGTCGGGCGTCCGCACCGACCGGGTGAAGATCCTCGCGTTCGTGATCAGCGGCGTGCTGGCGGCGCTCGCCGGCTTCATCCTCACCGCCCGGCTGTCCACCGCCGAGCCCACCGCCGGCACCGGCCTGGAACTGGAGGCCATCGCCGCCGTCATCATCGGCGGAACGAGCCTCGCCGGCGGCCGCGGCACCCTGCTCGGCACCCTCGTCGGCGCGCTCGTCCTCGGCGTCATCGACAACGGGATGAACCTGCTGGACGTCTCGCCGTTCCTGCAGAACGTCGTGAAGGGCCTGGTCATCCTGCTGGCCGTGTTCCTGGACCGCAACATCGACGTGCTGCGATCCCTCATCCCGAAACGTGCGGACAAGACCGCACAAAGCGGACCGTCCCATCGCAGCGGCACCGCCGCCAAGACCCCCTGA